The Mycteria americana isolate JAX WOST 10 ecotype Jacksonville Zoo and Gardens chromosome 2, USCA_MyAme_1.0, whole genome shotgun sequence genome contains the following window.
GTAGCATTTAACAGCAGGTCTGAAGCGAGTTCCGTAAAGATACAACCCAAATCAAAGCTTTTCAGATTTGTGCATACCGTATTGCTGTCATTTCAATACTTGCAGTTTGTCGGTCGTGTTAGAAGAGCTGCATGGTTCTAAAATAACTGCATGGTTTTGAAATCCTTCTTTCTTACTTACAAAGAATGAGTAAGTCCAGCAAGAGTCTTGCTAGACATCCTGCTATACAGGTGGTTCTTCTAGGCCTTTTCCATAAAGCTTCCTGCTTCTCTCAGTAGTGTGGTTAGTATAAAGGAGATGCTAATACCTCTTGATATTAAAACTTGCTCTGAGCAAGAGTGGAGAGTGCTTACAAAGCTGATGGGTGTTTTTTTCAGTCCTGTTAATGCTAGCAGTCTAATAACTGCTGTCAGCCCTTAAGCTGCGTTAATGGTACAAAAAGAAGAATATTTGAGAGCAAGTAGTAAAGCAAACCAAATATAACACTGGAAgtttgagaagaagaaaaaaaatgtgatgataATAATTGCAAAGGGGAAAACTACCAACTCGGATGAAAAACTGCTTCAGGTTGTGCTGTTGGTTGTCATCCAACTTGAAGCACGTTATTGGATTGTTTGTCTAAATGGGaggtttaaaatagaaaatagctATTGATTTATATTGGGGAAATGTGTGCTAACTAAACAAAAGTAGAATACTTTCTAGTTgtattgtttatttgttttcacttctAGAGTGGGGAATCCAGGATGATCTCTCATTTTCATTATACTACATGGCCAGACTTCGGAGTTCCTGAATCCCCAGCTTCATTCCTGAACTTCCTGTTTAAGGTCAGAGAGTCTGGTTCACTAAGTCCTGAACACGGACCTGCAGTAGTTCACTGCAGTGCAGGGATAGGACGTTCTGGCACATTTTCATTAGTAGACACTTGTCTTGTTCTGGTAAGTGTTTGGTAATTTTCTGTCACCCCTGTCCTTCTCCTGACAGCCTGCCTGTCTTCCCAATATGGGCTTTTTGGTCAGAAggctttaaaagcatttaagttAATGACATACCAGTGAAAACTTTTAATTAAGacatcatacttttttttttccttcacatattTTGACGGTTTAAAAACACAACTCTTGAAATACATTCACAAATCCATCTTGAAGTACTTTACACATTTTCAAAGCTTCCTGGAAAGTAAATAGTAagcattcttttccttttatataaGATGTGCTTAGAAAAGATtgagatgttttttttttttaatacaagcttAAAGTTAGGCTTGTGAATATATATTGAGACAAGTGCATATATAAGTCTTTTTCTCTAAACATGGAATATCTTGCAGGTCTGACAGGCCCCTTTTCTTAAGCTTGCAGAAAATTGGTATCTGAACTAGGATGAGAACTTGGGCATGCCCCTGGATCTCCTGCAGTGTGTAATGGAGGATGGTGCAGAATTTCCCTAGCTGTGCAGCTCTCTGGGAGGTGGGGCTTGGTAGCCAGTTGCAGTACCACATGAATGAGTAGGCTTTTTGCTTACTCTGTGAACTGCATCATCTATAATTGCTCATGACCTGAGTGAACTTTAAATGTTCAATagtatttaaaatacctttaaattttgGTTGGATTTTAAAGTCCTGACacagggggttttttgggttttttgtttgtttgttttgttgttgttgttgtttggtttttttttttctttggctgtgTTTGGTAATAGTGAGAGGTACAGCACAGGGTTAGGTGAAATAGGATTTCATTTAAATCATAAGACACTTATCTTCTGGTTTGGTTAGGTCCTCtcaacttattttttttattttactttgtttttttctttttttctccattttgaaaAGCATAGTTGTATATTTTGATGCAAGTATACTTTAATATTAGACAAATTAAAGTGAACATTGCAAGAAATGCAGATACATGGTTTAAACCACCCCATGAATGTTGTATGGGGACAAGTGTGTGCATTGCTTGGATTAGGGATTGTGCTTTAAATAAGGAAACTTCTGCCCCATTCAGTCATTCCAAATTGCTGTTCTGTTCAGGAGCAgtagaaaatactgctttatgGTTGTGATTCTTATAGTCCTATTTCAAATTACGAATACATGCCTGAATAAAATCAAGCATATCtaaattcttaattttaagaCTTGATATTAGGGTACTGATATATGTGGTTAATACACGATCATTGATTTGTTCATAATAAGCTTTCATTAGATGGttaacttttttcctgtaaaaacaatttagaaataatttgagATGTTAATTTAATATATAACTAATGGAAACATAATatgaagaaattaagttttaGATTGAAAATTATGACTCATTTttacttgtaattattttttatatgttgttTCTCTTTATCAGTAGCAATGATGCTTTCGATGTAACTTtctttacagatggagaaaaaagacCAATTTTCTGTAGATATTAAGAAGGTATTACTGGATATGAGAAAATACCGAATGGGACTTATTCAGACTCCTGATCAACTAAGATTTTCATATATGGCTGTAATAGAAGGAGCAAAATTTATAATGGGTGATTCAACTATACAGGTAAATGTTTAGCTCCCTGTATTTAAACATAAACAGTAGACTGCTAACAGTAGATAAGAGTGAGCTCTGAAGTCTTTTAAAACATGTAACTTTGTGGGATTTAAATAATCTGCCTTTTTCAATAGATGCCTAGAAGGTATTAGAGGCTATCTGATCAGGCCTTCTATCAGCTAAACTTTTAATCCTATGTATTTGTCCCCTCttagataaaatataaaaataacttgtctgtactaatgtttaaaaaaaaaaaaaaaaaaaaggttaaatcgATGTCTTcaagactgaaaagcaaaagtaatgcCCAGTATCACTTTGAAAAGATAGCAAGGATCTTTTTAGGATTTCTTGATCTTTGCTATATATTTTCATATCCTTTAAAATTTGTGTTACAGTTAGTAGAATCTAGCCGAATATAAGGAGTTTTCAGAGAAACAGATTACCAAATCTCACTATTTTATCAGTGTGGCTTGCAGATGTACCAGTAGCTACAGCTATTTTAAACAGCTGGGGCTAGGTGGGAGAGAggactgggaggagaggctgcgaAACAGACTTAATTCTGCTTTCATATGGtagggcttttttattttgttgatctCTTAATCATGGATGAAGCAGataaacacatttccttttttctgtggtTCTGGTAGTTGTCATATTCTTCTCTTTGACAAATGTTTCTTGACTTGctatataaataaagaaatagttTTGCACAACTACTAATCAACACCTAGGCAGTGTGCTGCTAGTCTGACACCTGTGCCATATGCCTAGAAGACTGCATGACTCATCCTAACACTAACAGCAATTTAGCCTCTTTATTTTCTGGAAGCTGTTTCTGGTGGTATTAGAGTATTCTTCTCtctaataatttttctgctttgttttttcaaaagccaTTCTCCAAGCTGTGAGCAGCTCTGATTCCCACACTTGCCCATCTACATCACAGGATTTCTTGTTTCTGGATACAAGGGAGCATTGTCAACTCAGAATACTGCTTGTCAGTTATTAAGTGTGTTATTTCTTCATACTAAGAGAATGCCTAAGAAGGCACACTTCtcatttgttcttcctttcttgttaTGATTGTTCAGATGATCTTTCCTAAGCCAGAGttttctgcagtgcaggcagTTGTCTGTGGTGCTTTTCTCTTTAGGCCTCAGGGTCGTGTGCAGAGAATCAATTGGCAGGAGTAGTTCTCCTTTCAAGGTCAGCTagatcatttttttccccccgtaGGGAACAGTTGTACTGTCCAGAGTGTGAGAGGTGTTTTAATTCTCTCTGCTAGTGATGGGGAGGGCATTAAGTCATTGAACGCTTCTCTAATACAACATTACCCAAATGTTCATCTCTGACATCTCTATGGATGTTGGAAGTCACTAAACTGTGCAGACAAACACAACGTACACTTGAACCTTTACTTGCTTACAGCTAGTGGCTGCAACTCCAACGCTTGTATCGGGGGGTGAGGAGTCTCTTCCCCTTGTTTAGCACCTCTGTGACTGAAAGGAAGGATCATACACTCACCTAGGTTGCCCTGAAGCCCTGCAGAGGCGTGTGGTTGGTGTGCCGCTGCATGGTGCTGTAGCGGAAACAATTACTTGCTTGCTAATTGTACTACAGCACTGCACTATATAAAATGGGTGAGGTGGAACAAGATTGAAGTTTTCATTTCTATAAAATTCTTTCGTAACAAAGATAAGTTAATACTGCTTCAACAACATAGTAGAATAACTTACCACcactctttcaaaaaaatctgttgaaatgAGTGGTCTCTAGAAAACAAATTTGTGGCTTTCAAAGAACAAAGAAGGTTGAATTCCTTAGATCCATAGATGTGTTATGCAGACAGAGAACAAGACTATTATAATTTTGTACTGAAACTTGTGAATCCAAAAACTGTACCTGACATTCACCTGATTCTGTCAACTGAACATCTTAATATCCGTTTCTGTTGTCTCCATTCATTCCAAGAGACAATACAGGCCCTAAGTCTTAGCTCCCCTACACGGGCATTTTGGTTATAATTTTAAGGACAATTGTATTTCTCAAATCAGTCACTTCCTCACTTCTTTGTTTCTTCCAGACACAATTTCACAAGATGCAGCGTAGTACTTCAGTTCCTGagatatatttttgttgttcttttttgtaAAGTTGCAGGTACTATCATAAAATGCCAAAGGTAATTTAGCAACACAATCCTCCTTGTCTGTCTGCTCCAAGTTGTACATTATTTTACCAGTCCTGCCATTCACGTGGTCTTGTCATAGatatttaaacttaaaattaCCAGCCACTTGAGCTATTGTTATTACATGTTTAAAATAGAATTCTTGGTGGGAAATTCCTTCTGTTTGACAAGAGTAGTAAAATGGTCTCtgatttcagtttttcctgtgtgGCTTATCACTCCAGATGGAATCAGTATTTATCTTAGCCAGCAAGTCTCTTATGGACACAACCATGTCtttcaaaaggcctttttctgTGACAGTAAGAGGGAGCTGCTAAGTGGATTTCCATTTGTTAGTGGCTGTtgcttttttggggtttgtttgtttgtttaagacaaaacaaagaaaacctctgAGAGTGAAGCTCTTGTGCATGAAGAATCCCTTTGTGAATTTCAGATCTACACTGGAAGCTCCTGTGCAATGGAGGAGTCGGGTCATTGTTAAAGCTCATTCTGCCAGCAGTTCATTTATaagtagctgggtttttttgacatcACTCTCTGAGTTTGAGATTTAGTTTAGACCAGCAGTCTTGAATCTATTTGACAGACGAGAATCTAACACTTGTTTTGCAAAGAGTCAATTTTCAgttcatctttcttataggcaTTTAAAAGTAacggatttttttccccccaaggtaTTCTGTATCTTTAGAGGCTGGCTGATTTGTGTGAGAAAAGAACTGGTTGTTTTTTAGGGGtgattcttttccttcctgttatcttttgagtttttttctctgcatgaaaTTTTTGTTGCAAGAAATCCTTCAGGCTATTAATCGTTAGGACAGTTAGCCATTAGGACAGAGATCTACCAAACCAGTTTTacttctgatctttttttcttttttgcttccatCTCATTTCAGATTACTTCTCAAAACAAGGTGAATATCTGTTTTATGATGCAGTAGATCTCTGGGCTGATGGACCACTAGGTGAAATAGTAGGCCACAACTTTGGCATAAAgaatgttggattttttttcatgggtGTTACaaatttttccagttctctctttTTAGGCAGTTCTTGCACACAAGGTCCTACTGTGTTTTGGAGCCATGAAAGGTAACAGCACAGCGTAGGCATGTAGACAGTAGCGGCAGATGGAAAGTGCTGGACAGTGCAGGACTGTACAATACAAGTTGCTTCCTCACTGTGGAGCTACTGTGGACAGTACAAACCCCAAAGTTAGTGGCCTCATACATTCACGGTAGCATCATCCTGGAGAAATACAAAAAGGGATTGTCGTTGGAGAAGATGCATCTTCACCTAACTTTATTTCTTCatctagcaattttttttttccttgatctaGTAGTTCCTTTAATCAACTTCTGTGACTCTTCTGTTGGAAGACATCTTGGGCAAAGAGGGCCTTCAGTGTTAGGGCAGTGTTTGAAATACGTTCTCCTTGTTTACAGAAACGGTGGAAGGAGCTTTCTAAGGAGGACCAAGCGCCGAGTTCTGAGCAGTCTCCTCCACACCCAACCAAAATAACCACAGAGAAATACAATGGGAACAGCATAGGCCTGGAGAACAAAGATCAAAcggagaaaataaatactgacCTGTCCACTAAAGTTCAAGACATCACAGATGGAAACATTGAAAGGTAGGCAAGATGCAGAAACCGTTTAGAAGGCAGGTACACTTTCTTAAAAGGCTGAATTATTGTATGCTTTTCTTATCATAAGAAAACTTCAAGATCTTTCCTCAGTCGAGGGGAATGACAGGTGGTATTTGACTGtcttattgaattatttttaaaatacaatttcaattATTCCTTGTGATAAAGTTTTATTGTTTAAAGGtcaagagattaaaaacaaatgtctCTAATTGAAGCAGCTAAACCTCATGCTTGAAAGCGTTTTCCTACAGACTGTCTGTGATCTCTATTGTGCAGTGTGAATTAGGTCCTAAAAGCGCCCAACATCATTCGATACTGATTTTTGAATACAATGCTAACTCCTATTTGGAAAAATATGATAACTCAGAAACACAAAGTTTTTATCACCTCCTACTTTCTGTACGGTGATTGAAATGGTATAATTGAAGCCATATGTTACCCTCTGCTCATGTTAAATCTACCACTGTGAATAGATTTCTGGTTTATCTGTGTCATGTGaatttgtctttctctgtcgAGTTTCTCTGCCTCATGAGTAGCAATGCCTCAGCTGTGAGCTGCTGTAGTGGGAATTATCATCTGAGCTGCTGTGCTTTGTGGCACTGTGTCACTTGGGCCTGCGCACACGAGGGTAGCCAAATGTGGATCCATAGCCAGGGACCCAGAAGCTGGAGTGGGTTGTGCCGAGCCGTGCAGTGCAGAGGAGGCAGCGTCTGTCCCAAAGGGCTGCAGTCTGAGATGAGATGCAGCAGTTCAACATAGATAGACTGGAATTGTGAAATAACAGGTGGCTTACTGAACACACTGATGACTTTATCTTTCCATGTCTTTATGTGTGTTTTGAGAGAGAATGACAGTGATTCTGTAGATGTTTCAAGGAGCCCTTACAAGCAGGAGGGGGGGCGTGGGTGTGAGTGTGGTGTTTGTGTGCTAGGACTTGGACAATCAAGGTGGGTTTTTGTGTCAGTTATGCTTTCTTAGAGATTGTGAGGATACTTTTGGAGACAAGAATTACAAGGTGGCCCTCATAGTGTAACAACACACAACTGATTTTTAGCCTGTGTCCTTGATGAAGATTTGGTTTAGAGCCTAAGATGAGCAGCATTAAATCTGCATGCAGACATGAGTAGGTTAGGATCAATATATCAGCGAGGCTAGCGTGAACTCTGCAGTGGAGGCACGTGCTTAAATACTATAAGTGTTTGCACGTAGTACCTGACACTGCATATAAGAGCAGCCTCCAGCAAAAAATCTCAGCCACCAAATGGGGCATTGACAGCGGTGAAAGTCTAAGCTCAGATAATTAAGCTAATTCTGTTCCCTGTTGAACATGTAGGTCAAGCACCACTTACGTCTTTGTATGTATGTCATGTACTTACTTCTTGGGGCTTCACTGACCTGAAACTGTCCACATCAAGGTtgttaaaacagaataaagattGCTTGGTTTAGATTTTATGTACTGCTGACATATGCTACTGGTGGGTTGATTAACTATTGGGAGTGTGTTGGGAAGaggtttgttttaatattttaatagtcttttttcttgttctacaATTTAATATTTACAcacacccccctttttttttctttaagtactgTCCGAAAACGACTGCGAGAGGATAGAAAAGCTAATACAGCACAGAAGCTGCAGCAGATGAAGCAGAAGCTAAatgagactgaaagaaaaagaaaaaggtggttATATTGGAAACCTATTCTCACTAAGATTGGGTTTGGTACACTGATTTTAGTTGGCGCTTATTCttgctggaaaatgtattttcaagaaCATTCCTTGTAAGTAAACAGTAAGCCTGTCTGCTCCAGCAGCTAATTTTGCTGCAAGTTAATGACTAGGGGTGTGACTTAAAGCAGTAAACTTCTTACACCTGGAATGGGTACAGACTGTTACATACAATAGAGAAGTGATGTAAACTTGATCCCCTGTCAACATCTCAGGACTTTCCACTACAGGTACT
Protein-coding sequences here:
- the PTPN2 gene encoding tyrosine-protein phosphatase non-receptor type 2 isoform X1; this encodes MSAIIEQEFQEIDATNDWQARYLEIRHKSSDYPHRVAKYPENRNRNRYRDVSPYDHSRVKLQNTENDYINASLVVTEEAQRYYILTQGPLPNTCCHFWLMVWQQQTKAVVMLNRIVEKESVKCAQYWPTKEEEVMMFSETGFRVRLVSEDIKSYYTVHLLQLENINSGESRMISHFHYTTWPDFGVPESPASFLNFLFKVRESGSLSPEHGPAVVHCSAGIGRSGTFSLVDTCLVLMEKKDQFSVDIKKVLLDMRKYRMGLIQTPDQLRFSYMAVIEGAKFIMGDSTIQKRWKELSKEDQAPSSEQSPPHPTKITTEKYNGNSIGLENKDQTEKINTDLSTKVQDITDGNIESTVRKRLREDRKANTAQKLQQMKQKLNETERKRKRWLYWKPILTKIGFGTLILVGAYSCWKMYFQEHSLPRLTDT
- the PTPN2 gene encoding tyrosine-protein phosphatase non-receptor type 2 isoform X2 — encoded protein: MSAIIEQEFQEIDATNDWQARYLEIRHKSSDYPHRVAKYPENRNRNRYRDVSPYDHSRVKLQNTENDYINASLVVTEEAQRYYILTQGPLPNTCCHFWLMVWQQQTKAVVMLNRIVEKESVKCAQYWPTKEEEVMMFSETGFRVRLVSEDIKSYYTVHLLQLENINSGESRMISHFHYTTWPDFGVPESPASFLNFLFKVRESGSLSPEHGPAVVHCSAGIGRSGTFSLVDTCLVLMEKKDQFSVDIKKVLLDMRKYRMGLIQTPDQLRFSYMAVIEGAKFIMGDSTIQKRWKELSKEDQAPSSEQSPPHPTKITTEKYNGNSIGLENKDQTEKINTDLSTKVQDITDGNIESTVRKRLREDRKANTAQKLQQMKQKLNETERKRKRPRLTDT